The genomic segment TTTTGATTCTTTTACCTTCAATCTTGCCGATTATTTCCACAAATGTGGGATAAGCACATCTGTTGTATCTTATGATGCATTTGAGATGAGTATGCTTTCATCTGCTGAGGCTGTTGTTTTTTCTCCGGGACCGGGCCACCCGGATGAATATCCAGTTTTATTTGAAATTTTAAATACACTTCCGGCTGACAAAGCATTGCTTGGCGTTTGCCTTGGACATCAGATTATTTGTAAGCATTTTGGTTGGAATATTAAAAAGGCTAAACAACCAATGCACGGAAAAACCAGCATTATTCATTTGAACCCCCATCCAATATGGGAAACCCTAAATCATGAAACTGAAGTCATGCGTTACCATTCCTTAATTGCAGAACCGTCAAATAATGCTTCTGACTTAGAAATTATCGCTCAAACAGACGAAAAAGAAGTTATGGCAGTAGC from the Chitinophagaceae bacterium genome contains:
- a CDS encoding aminodeoxychorismate/anthranilate synthase component II, encoding MILIIDNFDSFTFNLADYFHKCGISTSVVSYDAFEMSMLSSAEAVVFSPGPGHPDEYPVLFEILNTLPADKALLGVCLGHQIICKHFGWNIKKAKQPMHGKTSIIHLNPHPIWETLNHETEVMRYHSLIAEPSNNASDLEIIAQTDEKEVMAVAHKNKNIIGLQFHPESILSFSGLKMIKNWSNYYLKKKFNLSLQSIKA